Genomic DNA from bacterium:
TTATTTCTTAATTCTTTATCCTTTATCAATTTTGATAAGTTCTCATATAACGCAGGTATGTCCACTGACCCGTTAGAAATTTTATTTCTAACGGGTTGAAGAGGAACTATAAAACCGGTTTCATCGGGTATGATTAATTCTCTTACTCCTCCTACGTTGGTGGCTACAACGGGTAGGGATGAAGCCATTGCTTCCAGAATAGTATTAGGGAAGCCTTCTCTTATTGAGGGAAGGACGAATATATCCATACAGGACAATAGTTCGGGTATATCCTCTCTTTCACCTAAAAATAAAATGTTTTTACTCAAGTTCAGGGCTTTTACTTTGAGTATAAATTCTTCTTTTAAATAGCCTTCACCGATTATTAAAAATATAAGCGATTGATGCTCTGCTAGTAATTTTTCGACTACTTGTATTAAAAATTCATGGCCTTTCTGGGGATGTATTCTCCCGATTGTTCCTATTACTAAAGTTTTTTCATCTATGCCCAATTCTTTCCTTTTTATCTCTCGGAAATTTTTGTTCTTGAATTTATCAACTTCAACACCGTTATAAATAAGGCGGAATTTGCAGGACGGAATACCTGTTGACTGGCAAAATTTTTGAACGCCTGTTGATACTACTATTATTATGTCGGTGAAACGGCATAATAAACAATCTATCATTTTCTGGAAGGCGCTTTTCCATTCATCTACATTATGTTCGTTGGCAATGATGATAGGGGCTCTGGCTAATATTGCGGCTATGCGCGCGGTTGTATTGGGTTTATGTGTATGTGTGTGGACTATTTGTATTTTTTCTTGTTTTATTAGTTTGAACAAACGGATTATGCACATTGGGTCAAACTTAAACATCCTCTTAATTATAAAAACTTTATATCCTTTTTCGACTAAAGTGTTTTTGAGGGGACCGTCTTTAAAAGAGCATATAGTGATATTGAATTTTTCTTTATTGATATAAGGAAGTAGCGAAGCCAATCTTCTCTGAACCCCGCCTGTTCCCAAATTTGATACAACACGCAAGATGTTTGTTTGCATCTGAAAATACCTTTTTGTCATTGCGATAAGGTTGCGACGAAGTAATCTCAAAAAAGCAAGATTGCTTTGCCTTTGGCTCGCAATGACATGCTTATCTTTTTCTTATAAATTCTCTCATTGCTTCAATCACTTGGTAGGGAACTTTTACTTTTCCCAATAATATTTTCCCTTT
This window encodes:
- a CDS encoding glycosyltransferase is translated as MQTNILRVVSNLGTGGVQRRLASLLPYINKEKFNITICSFKDGPLKNTLVEKGYKVFIIKRMFKFDPMCIIRLFKLIKQEKIQIVHTHTHKPNTTARIAAILARAPIIIANEHNVDEWKSAFQKMIDCLLCRFTDIIIVVSTGVQKFCQSTGIPSCKFRLIYNGVEVDKFKNKNFREIKRKELGIDEKTLVIGTIGRIHPQKGHEFLIQVVEKLLAEHQSLIFLIIGEGYLKEEFILKVKALNLSKNILFLGEREDIPELLSCMDIFVLPSIREGFPNTILEAMASSLPVVATNVGGVRELIIPDETGFIVPLQPVRNKISNGSVDIPALYENLSKLIKDKELRN